In a single window of the Gadus chalcogrammus isolate NIFS_2021 chromosome 20, NIFS_Gcha_1.0, whole genome shotgun sequence genome:
- the ormdl1 gene encoding ORM1-like protein 1: protein MNVGVAHSEVNPNTRVMNSRGIWLTYALGVGMLHVVLLSIPFFSVPVVWTLTNILHNFGMYVFMHAVKGTPFETPDQGKARLLTHWEQLDYGVQFTSSRKFFTISPIILYFLASFYTKYDTTHFVVNTVSLLSVLIPKLPQLHGVRIFGINKY from the exons ATGAATGTGGGCGTGGCGCACAGCGAGGTGAACCCCAACACGCGGGTGATGAACAGCCGGGGGATCTGGCTGACGTATGCCCTGGGCGTGGGGATGCTACACGTCGTGCTGCTCAGTATCCCCTTCTTCAGCGTGCCTGTGGTGTGGACGCTAACCAACATTCTGCACAATTTT gggatGTATGTGTTCATGCATGCGGTGAAGGGCACTCCATTTGAGACACCAGACCAAGGCAAGGCCAGGCTACTCACGCACTGGGAGCAGCTGGACTACGGTGTGCAGTTCACCTCATCCAGAAAGTTCTTCACCATCTCCCCAATTATTCT ATACTTCCTGGCCAGTTTCTATACAAAGTACGACACGACACACTTTGTCGTAAACACCGTCTCACTTTTAAGCGTTCTAATTCCAAAGTTGCCACAACTACACGGAGTCAGAATCTTTGGCATAAACAAGTATTAA
- the pms1 gene encoding PMS1 protein homolog 1 isoform X1 has product MHLIKNRLDAWCPISSSMKPLPPDTVRLLSSAQVITSVGNVVKELLENSVDAGATSLDIKMENYGLDRIEVRDNGLGIQACDTVVMAVRHYTSKISCHDDLERLDTYGFRGEALGSICAVAEVSITTKTVGEDISTQYSLDVTGKVVSQKPSHLGQGTTVTVLKLFKNLPVRRQYYTNAKKCKEELKKVQDLLMAYAIVKPDLRLTLAHNKVVMWQKTRAADLRGALLATLGSGVVAHLLPCQHLQEQPQISLDGFFPKPGADYLSTSSSSHDKTFIFINNRPVQQKDIMKLLRQSYTAQYPSESNRNRYPVLVLQITLPPSSIDVNLTPDKTQVLLHNKEAVLVALEALLVSLYGFRSPNDATPAERDSTYNQPPSPPQADTSPAEGNPRTSESGVKGLSLDAGDEEDPKTIPEGRVPAPSTGNLRGDGTSLDHPTTTNSSSSSSSIAEDWIINHISGGLLGEPHDDNATLSGPGDAQGELFGPVAVVSRGSAADGRPTLSAESWSRGVALTHPASGAPLQPVQIHRSGDAASGPQGSPGKKLLLNAVTENRASLTAYDLISNRTARAPLSAAAMHEKEARAEVLRERPAASLQEVSDGVQERWKNLREEERTKYEEKAKKHLVHHGQRTILAAAGGGREAESPSTSRQQGLKRKAPLANQQLLDQLFSPQPQKKKTPAKPPDVKPSRPLPFSVAGLRQGLRRLWSQSSAPPPSGPANAPPGPRLVNRLAPASAWVVLCGRELMLLNPFRVEEALLFKRLLENNILAAVALQNPIQLTDGLLGGSEYTQALCNMAQGIPELHGGVILSDPRLLANGFKIRLFPGSPSAAPSRLEVTALADCVPFLGVEDLREILTGVLRRTAATVQDSRPLKVRNYLQGEAVRLARQLPSNMTRQEVEESLSRMTQLLREDSRTCIHGRPFLHQLSVVPGSEHEAKSLLLPIEEL; this is encoded by the exons ATGCATTTGATAAAGAACCGTCTGGATGCATG GTGTCCAATCAGCAGCAGcatgaagcccctcccccccgacaCGGTCAGGCTCCTCTCCAGCGCGCAGGTCATCACGTCTGTGGGGAACGTGGTGAAGGAACTGCTGGAGAACTCGGTGGACGCTGGAGCTACGAGCCTGGATATAAAGATG GAGAACTACGGCTTGGACCGGATTGAGGTTCGCGATAACGGCCTAGGAATCCAAGCCTGTGACACGGTCGTCATGGCTGTGCGACACTATACGTCCAAAATCAGTTGCCACGATGACCTGGAGCGCCTGGATACCTACGGGTTTCGAGGAGAGGCCCTGGGGTCCATCTGTGCAGTGGCAGAG GTATCCATCACCACAAAAACCGTTGGCGAAGACATCAGCACCCAGTACTCCCTGGATGTCACAGGGAAAGTGGTGTCGCAGAAGCCCTCTCACCTGGGACAAG GCACCACGGTGACTGTTCTGAAGCTCTTCAAGAACCTCCCGGTGAGGCGACAGTACTACACCAACGCAAAGAAGTGcaaggaggagctgaagaaaGTCCAGGACCTGCTCATGGCCTACGCCATTGTGAAACCAGACCTGAGGCTTACGCTGGCTCACAATAAG GTGGTGATGTGGCAGAAGACCAGGGCGGCTGATCTAAGAGGCGCCCTCCTGGCGACACTGGGGTCCGGCGTGGTCGCCCACCTGCTCCCATGCCAGCATCTCCAGGAGCAACCACAG atTTCATTAGATGGTTTCTTCCCCAAACCTGGAGCGGATTACCTCTctaccagctcctccagccACGACAAAACGTTCATATTCATTAACAACCGGCCGGTTCAGCAGAAAGATATAATGAAG CTGTTGCGTCAGAGCTACACAGCCCAGTACCCGTCCGAGTCCAACCGGAACCGGTACCCGGTGCTTGTGCTCCAAatcaccctcccaccctcctccatcGACGTCAATCTAACCCCGGACAAGACCCAGGTTCTCCTTCACAACAAG GAGGCTGTGCTGGTCGCCCTGGAAGctctgctggtgtctctctacGGCTTTCGCTCTCCTAACGATGCCACACCTGCTGAGAGAGACTCAACATACAACCAGCCACCGAGTCCTCCCCAGGCTGACACTTCACCGGCAGAAGGAAACCCCAGAACCTCAGAGAGCGGTGTCAAAGGCCTGTCTCTCGACGCTGGCGACGAGGAGGATCCCAAAACAATACCGGAGGGTCGCGTCCCAGCGCCATCAACAGGGAACCTGAGAGGCGACGGGACCTCCCTGGACCACCcgaccaccaccaacagcagcagctcctcttcctccatcgcCGAGGACTGGATCATCAACCACATCTCGGGGGGCCTGCTGGGTGAACCTCATGACGACAACGCCACTCTGAGCGGGCCCGGCGACGCCCAGGGGGAACTATTCGGCCCCGTGGCCGTCGTGTCGCGAGGGAGCGCCGCGGACGGGCGTCCGACGCTGTCGGCGGAGAGCTGGAGCCGCGGCGTGGCTCTGACCCACCCGGCGTCCGGAGCGCCCCTGCAGCCCGTCCAGATCCACCGGTCCGGGGACGCAGCCAGTGGCCCGCAGGGCAGCCCCGGCAAGAAGCTCCTCCTGAACGCCGTCACGGAGAACCGCGCGTCGCTGACCGCGTACGACCTCATCAGCAACCGCACGGCCCGGGCGCCGCTGTCCGCCGCTGCCATGCACGAGAAGGAGGCGCGGGCCGAGGTGCTGCGGGAGAGGCCCGCCGCCAGCCTACAGGAGGTCAGCGACGGCGTGCAGGAGAGGTGGAAAAACCTGCGAGAGGAGGAACGCACAAA GTACGAGGAAAAGGCCAAGAAGCACCTGGTTCACCACGGCCAGCGCACCATCCTGGCTGCGGCTGGAGGGGGCCGGGAGGCCGAGAGCCCCTCGACGAGTCGCCAGCAGGGCCTGAAACGCAAGGCCCCGCTGGCCAACCAGCAGCTCCTCGACCAGCTCttctccccccagccccagaagaagaagacaccGGCGAAACCCCCCGACGTCAAGCCCTCACGCCCCCTCCCCTTCAGCGTGGCCGGCCTCAGGCAGGGGCTCCGTCGCCTCTGGTCCCAGAGCAGCGCCCCCCCTCCGTCGGGCCCTGCCAACGCGCCGCCGGGCCCCCGGCTAGTAAACCGGCTGGCCCCTGCGAGTGCCTGGGTTGTTTTATGTGGACGAGAGCTCATGTTGTTAAATCCATTTCGGGTGGAGGAGGCCTTGCTGTTTAAGAGACTGCTGGAGAATAATATACTGGCTGCCGTGGCTCTGCAGAACCCTATACAGTTAACAGATGG TCTTCTCGGGGGGAGTGAATACACTCAGGCCTTGTGTAACATGGCTCAAGGCATCCCTGAACTCCATGGAGGAGTCATCTTGTCTGATCCCAGACTCTTGGCTAATGGGTTTAAAATCAGATTGTTTCCAG GCTCGCCGTCAGCAGCCCCGAGCCGGCTAGAGGTGACCGCGCTCGCAGACTGCGTGCCCTTCCTTGGAGTTGAGGACCTCAGGGAGATCCTCACCGGCGTTCTACGCCGCACCGCCGCGACTGTGCAGGACAGCCGTCCCCTCAAAGTCCGCAACTACCTTCAG GGAGAAGCTGTTCGGCTCGCCCGTCAGTTGCCTAGCAACATGACGAggcaggaagtggaggagagTCTGTCGAGGATGACACAGCTTCTTAGGGAGGACAGCCGGACTTGTATCCACGGGAGACCGTTCCTTCACCAGCTGTCTGTGGTGCCTGGCTCCGAGCATGAGGCCAAGTCTCTGCTTCTGCCCATTGAAGAACTGTAA
- the pms1 gene encoding PMS1 protein homolog 1 isoform X2, giving the protein MKPLPPDTVRLLSSAQVITSVGNVVKELLENSVDAGATSLDIKMENYGLDRIEVRDNGLGIQACDTVVMAVRHYTSKISCHDDLERLDTYGFRGEALGSICAVAEVSITTKTVGEDISTQYSLDVTGKVVSQKPSHLGQGTTVTVLKLFKNLPVRRQYYTNAKKCKEELKKVQDLLMAYAIVKPDLRLTLAHNKVVMWQKTRAADLRGALLATLGSGVVAHLLPCQHLQEQPQISLDGFFPKPGADYLSTSSSSHDKTFIFINNRPVQQKDIMKLLRQSYTAQYPSESNRNRYPVLVLQITLPPSSIDVNLTPDKTQVLLHNKEAVLVALEALLVSLYGFRSPNDATPAERDSTYNQPPSPPQADTSPAEGNPRTSESGVKGLSLDAGDEEDPKTIPEGRVPAPSTGNLRGDGTSLDHPTTTNSSSSSSSIAEDWIINHISGGLLGEPHDDNATLSGPGDAQGELFGPVAVVSRGSAADGRPTLSAESWSRGVALTHPASGAPLQPVQIHRSGDAASGPQGSPGKKLLLNAVTENRASLTAYDLISNRTARAPLSAAAMHEKEARAEVLRERPAASLQEVSDGVQERWKNLREEERTKYEEKAKKHLVHHGQRTILAAAGGGREAESPSTSRQQGLKRKAPLANQQLLDQLFSPQPQKKKTPAKPPDVKPSRPLPFSVAGLRQGLRRLWSQSSAPPPSGPANAPPGPRLVNRLAPASAWVVLCGRELMLLNPFRVEEALLFKRLLENNILAAVALQNPIQLTDGLLGGSEYTQALCNMAQGIPELHGGVILSDPRLLANGFKIRLFPGSPSAAPSRLEVTALADCVPFLGVEDLREILTGVLRRTAATVQDSRPLKVRNYLQGEAVRLARQLPSNMTRQEVEESLSRMTQLLREDSRTCIHGRPFLHQLSVVPGSEHEAKSLLLPIEEL; this is encoded by the exons atgaagcccctcccccccgacaCGGTCAGGCTCCTCTCCAGCGCGCAGGTCATCACGTCTGTGGGGAACGTGGTGAAGGAACTGCTGGAGAACTCGGTGGACGCTGGAGCTACGAGCCTGGATATAAAGATG GAGAACTACGGCTTGGACCGGATTGAGGTTCGCGATAACGGCCTAGGAATCCAAGCCTGTGACACGGTCGTCATGGCTGTGCGACACTATACGTCCAAAATCAGTTGCCACGATGACCTGGAGCGCCTGGATACCTACGGGTTTCGAGGAGAGGCCCTGGGGTCCATCTGTGCAGTGGCAGAG GTATCCATCACCACAAAAACCGTTGGCGAAGACATCAGCACCCAGTACTCCCTGGATGTCACAGGGAAAGTGGTGTCGCAGAAGCCCTCTCACCTGGGACAAG GCACCACGGTGACTGTTCTGAAGCTCTTCAAGAACCTCCCGGTGAGGCGACAGTACTACACCAACGCAAAGAAGTGcaaggaggagctgaagaaaGTCCAGGACCTGCTCATGGCCTACGCCATTGTGAAACCAGACCTGAGGCTTACGCTGGCTCACAATAAG GTGGTGATGTGGCAGAAGACCAGGGCGGCTGATCTAAGAGGCGCCCTCCTGGCGACACTGGGGTCCGGCGTGGTCGCCCACCTGCTCCCATGCCAGCATCTCCAGGAGCAACCACAG atTTCATTAGATGGTTTCTTCCCCAAACCTGGAGCGGATTACCTCTctaccagctcctccagccACGACAAAACGTTCATATTCATTAACAACCGGCCGGTTCAGCAGAAAGATATAATGAAG CTGTTGCGTCAGAGCTACACAGCCCAGTACCCGTCCGAGTCCAACCGGAACCGGTACCCGGTGCTTGTGCTCCAAatcaccctcccaccctcctccatcGACGTCAATCTAACCCCGGACAAGACCCAGGTTCTCCTTCACAACAAG GAGGCTGTGCTGGTCGCCCTGGAAGctctgctggtgtctctctacGGCTTTCGCTCTCCTAACGATGCCACACCTGCTGAGAGAGACTCAACATACAACCAGCCACCGAGTCCTCCCCAGGCTGACACTTCACCGGCAGAAGGAAACCCCAGAACCTCAGAGAGCGGTGTCAAAGGCCTGTCTCTCGACGCTGGCGACGAGGAGGATCCCAAAACAATACCGGAGGGTCGCGTCCCAGCGCCATCAACAGGGAACCTGAGAGGCGACGGGACCTCCCTGGACCACCcgaccaccaccaacagcagcagctcctcttcctccatcgcCGAGGACTGGATCATCAACCACATCTCGGGGGGCCTGCTGGGTGAACCTCATGACGACAACGCCACTCTGAGCGGGCCCGGCGACGCCCAGGGGGAACTATTCGGCCCCGTGGCCGTCGTGTCGCGAGGGAGCGCCGCGGACGGGCGTCCGACGCTGTCGGCGGAGAGCTGGAGCCGCGGCGTGGCTCTGACCCACCCGGCGTCCGGAGCGCCCCTGCAGCCCGTCCAGATCCACCGGTCCGGGGACGCAGCCAGTGGCCCGCAGGGCAGCCCCGGCAAGAAGCTCCTCCTGAACGCCGTCACGGAGAACCGCGCGTCGCTGACCGCGTACGACCTCATCAGCAACCGCACGGCCCGGGCGCCGCTGTCCGCCGCTGCCATGCACGAGAAGGAGGCGCGGGCCGAGGTGCTGCGGGAGAGGCCCGCCGCCAGCCTACAGGAGGTCAGCGACGGCGTGCAGGAGAGGTGGAAAAACCTGCGAGAGGAGGAACGCACAAA GTACGAGGAAAAGGCCAAGAAGCACCTGGTTCACCACGGCCAGCGCACCATCCTGGCTGCGGCTGGAGGGGGCCGGGAGGCCGAGAGCCCCTCGACGAGTCGCCAGCAGGGCCTGAAACGCAAGGCCCCGCTGGCCAACCAGCAGCTCCTCGACCAGCTCttctccccccagccccagaagaagaagacaccGGCGAAACCCCCCGACGTCAAGCCCTCACGCCCCCTCCCCTTCAGCGTGGCCGGCCTCAGGCAGGGGCTCCGTCGCCTCTGGTCCCAGAGCAGCGCCCCCCCTCCGTCGGGCCCTGCCAACGCGCCGCCGGGCCCCCGGCTAGTAAACCGGCTGGCCCCTGCGAGTGCCTGGGTTGTTTTATGTGGACGAGAGCTCATGTTGTTAAATCCATTTCGGGTGGAGGAGGCCTTGCTGTTTAAGAGACTGCTGGAGAATAATATACTGGCTGCCGTGGCTCTGCAGAACCCTATACAGTTAACAGATGG TCTTCTCGGGGGGAGTGAATACACTCAGGCCTTGTGTAACATGGCTCAAGGCATCCCTGAACTCCATGGAGGAGTCATCTTGTCTGATCCCAGACTCTTGGCTAATGGGTTTAAAATCAGATTGTTTCCAG GCTCGCCGTCAGCAGCCCCGAGCCGGCTAGAGGTGACCGCGCTCGCAGACTGCGTGCCCTTCCTTGGAGTTGAGGACCTCAGGGAGATCCTCACCGGCGTTCTACGCCGCACCGCCGCGACTGTGCAGGACAGCCGTCCCCTCAAAGTCCGCAACTACCTTCAG GGAGAAGCTGTTCGGCTCGCCCGTCAGTTGCCTAGCAACATGACGAggcaggaagtggaggagagTCTGTCGAGGATGACACAGCTTCTTAGGGAGGACAGCCGGACTTGTATCCACGGGAGACCGTTCCTTCACCAGCTGTCTGTGGTGCCTGGCTCCGAGCATGAGGCCAAGTCTCTGCTTCTGCCCATTGAAGAACTGTAA